The Primulina huaijiensis isolate GDHJ02 chromosome 10, ASM1229523v2, whole genome shotgun sequence region GACAAAAAACCAAAATTGTATGAACATTCGTAAAAATTGTAGCCTTTATCGGCCGAAAACTCACAATTCGTTCCTCATTCAAAATTCTCGGCAAGTCGCTCTCATTTAAACTCTTGGATAGCCAATTAATGCAGGTATGCATATCTAATTTGTTCACAAGCAAAAGATGATCGATGACTTTTTTTCCTCAAGGGATTGATATATCAAAGGCTAAAACTTCTTCTAGTAGTGCTTTATCATATCCAATTCATTCGCACAACTTGATGaatgatataatttttctcTGAGGGATCGTTGTATCAAAGCTAAAACTTCTTATAATGGTTCTTTTCTACTTGCCTATTTTATATTATCCTATTCAATTTATGCAGGGTGTATCAACTGCAAAAGAGGTTTATGAAGTTTTGAATCACCGGGGATGGTTAGAGCTTTTCCCTCTGTTCTCAACAGTGCACAAGATTTGCGTTGGCCAACTCCCACCATCAGCCATAGTCGAGTTCTGTGAGCACAAACCCAATTTTTCCATTGTTGGAGCCTCTGCTCAATTTTTCTGATCTTTTTGCATGAACAAACTTTACACCGCATACTCGAATTTATAGTACTAATTTTGCTCTTCAACTAGTATCACACTCGCAAACTTTCGCGTCAGTTGTAGCGTATGGCTgagaacaatattgaaatatacTCCAAGTTATGGATCCAAATCCATAGTCGATTTTATAGTGTAAATCTTTTAGATAACGTAGATTTCATTCTTTCCGATTGCACCATCTCGACTACTTTCCAATTGCAACATCTCGACTCTGCAGCTAGATTTTCTAATATGTTCCAACAAAACCCTAGGACACAGTTTAGCAAATACTTTCTATCCTTTTTTAGGCCTTGATATTGGAACTATAGGGGGGTATATATCCAAGAGTTCACTACGCAAAATTCCCGTGGGTTAAAAGGAAAACTATTAGAATAGGATATTTGTAATGAAGTTCAGTTATTACACGGTATATCCACAAATAACAGATCATAAACCAGGGAATCAACCAGACAAGATAAATCAACCCCAAACACATTTTTCTATACCCCATCATTACCATATTCAGTTCATAAATTTCACAAAAGTCTGAGAAAAATTTACCCGGCGCGTATTCTATCCAACGTGTCTGCACTCTTCCGAGCTCTTTCCACTTGATGGTCGAGACTTTTCCGTCCCTTCTCAATGCAGTCAACGCTTCTCCGCGACCTTTCCAACTTTTCGAATGCCCTGAATTTATCGAGCTTGTCACCATTGTTTGAATGAGTTTTCAATCTCTCGGGTTTTTCCGTACTGTGTCTGGGCTTTTCTCTCCTGTCAGTGCTCTTTCTTGGAACATCAAATAAATCTGTACTCTTTCTAGATGGCTCAAACTGATCTGTGCTTTTTCTAGCACTGATTCTGTGTGAAGTTGACCTCTCCACGGTTGCCACAAACTTCTTCAAATGTCTGATGTACTCTGGGTAGAGTTCTAAATCACAGTGATTTCCTCCTTTAATCCATAAGGGTTCGTATTTCTCCTTACACAGTTCCCAGAGCTGCTTACCATGTGAAAAATCAACTACTTCATCAGCAGTTCCCTGCACACGCAATATTGGTTAAATCATGTGAACTAGCAAGCTAATAATGCCTCtggttttaaattaaaagttgcgATTGATGAAAATGTAGCACTTACATGAATAACAAGAACAGGACGATTAACGAGAGGGATTTTATCAATGTTCTGCAATATGACAAAGCAACAAATATTGAGTAGAGATATTAAGACACACAAATTTTTCATCCAAGAGATTATTAAAGACTGAAGACAAAGAGAGAGACTGTACCTTGTAGATGTCAAACCAGTAAGTGCGCTTAACAGGATACATGACTCTCACTCCTGAGAGTATAGGACTATGCAACACAACAGCTCTTAACCTAGGCAACCGAGCTGCAAGTTCCAAAGTCGGTCCGCTTCCAACAGATTGACCATATAGAATAACATCTTCCTGTTTAGTTCCATAGCTCTCCTCAAGACACTTAAACACCGCGTCAATATCTCCATAAGTATTCTGCTCGCTCGGCTACAAACATGATAACCACACTGTAGATTTTATTCTAGAGGTTCGGCAAGTAAACTACATCGTATGATCCCAAAACTGAAAAAAAGTTGAATGACGTAATACACACCTTCCCGGATGACTGGCCATATCCAGAGTAATCATACCTGAACAAATTACAGAAGCATCACAAATATAATCTGTTTTCAGCTTAAAAAACAGCTTTCATGAAATCTTATTTATGAAAACATAAAGGATGGGGACGATTCAGGAGTATGTCTCTCAAATGTAACGAATTTTAACAAGCAGCCACAATATTTCACACTCACAACATGATGAAGAAAATACTTGAAGAATGTGATAATGAAAATGTTTCAAGGATTTTCTTTCGAGCAGGCTCGTCGTGGCAATCCACTAAAAATGCAAACTGAGGACGATTTGGTTGCCAGAATCTTTAATATCATCAAAGACGACGACAAACTATGAAAATGGAACTATAGTCAAAACTATAGATGAAATGTCATCAAATAGTGAACCACTTGAGCTTTCAAGCAATTGGACCGTAATAATTAAACACACAATCAATTATGGTCTTTCCATCAGCTAAACATACAGATCATTTGCCAGAAACACAATATTTAGATCTCCCTATCAAACTAGGCCCACCTTTGAAAAACTGAAAATTGACTCATTTTAATACCAATTCAGTTTCATACAACTTCGCTAAAACCAATGAAGTTGAGTAGTTCATCAACAAAATTCAAAGATCAATTAACTATCAAGCCAATTAATGTCTCCAACACGCTTCCAGCTTTCAAATAGATGCAGCAATTGTATATTAAATAACACCAATGAGGTTGCCAAGCTCCATCAACTAAAACTGAATAGGGAAACTGTGTTGCACATGTTTAGAGGTTACTTTCACCAATCACCAACTAATAAAAATTGACACAACACCTTCTTCCTCCGTCTCTCTCTTCATTTAACAGAGATTCAAAATTGCAAACAAATAGCTCTTCAACATATTGCATGTGCTGCAGACAATCATTTGATTTTCATCATATCTATGTTAATTAGTGCATTTCTCGATTAAGTGCATCACATCTATATTTTACCATGCAATCTTTAATCAGCCTGCCTCATCACAGTTGATATCGGCAGtaaaattcaacctttgatcaAAAACATCATTCAGCTCCGAGAAACTTCGGAGAGCTTATTCTACAGTTCGCAATTGCAAATCAAATGCAGTCGATTCTAACATGACATAATAAGAAACCCGACGAAAAAATGATCTACCGTCACAGATACTTTTCTTACTACCACAGTGACCAAACTACGATAAATCCAAATGCCAATTCGAAATATAGCTGATACGACTTCATAAACATAGAAAAATAACATGAACGAACAAAATCCAAAGCTTCACAACCATGATCGCAATCGCAAACCCAAAGGAAAAGCATAGCAGCAACACAATTAGAGAATCTCAAAATTACCCGATCAAATTGACACGCAAGTGAATACTGAGCTCAATAAAAAGTTCATACATCTGCCCCAGATCAGCGGCATTGCCATGGGAGTAGAGAAGCGTAGAACTAGCCATCGGATACCTCACGTAAACGGCCACAATCTCCGTACCGCGCCGCGTAGGCAGCCTCATAATCTCCACGTTTTCCCGGTGTGGAAACGGGCTCAACAGCAGCAGACCCGTCCCTTCATCGTTCACCACCTTGTAAGAAGGCGGATTGGGAGGAAAGAAAGCGAATTTTGCTGCCATTGACGACGTCATCCCACCCATGATCGATTATCCCACTTCACAGAAACCTTCCGTCCCAGACTTGGGTTTCTTTCTGTTTAACGAGCTCCAGCTGACACGTAACAGCTGCCGCAGACAGCGAGATGAAGAGGGTGTCTCAGAATACCGTTGCAATAGAAGTAAAGTGAAAGGGAGTGAAGGTAGGAAAAGTGTAGATGGAGAAATCAAACAATAATGGAAGTGGGGAAGCCGAAAGGGGAAAGTATGCCCATGTGGAGAGAGGGAAAAACTTTCCTGGCGTTGACGCCCGGAACATGTTTGTATTATTGTCCATACGAGAATCGAAAAGGACGCGAGTGGGCGCGCGCAAAACTTCCCCGATTTCCTTCTCCCTGTTCTTATTTTCTTTGTGGGTTTGGTTGCCGCTGTCCCCcacttttcaaatatttattccataatattttcattttaccAAAATTACATAATTCCAGGGTTATTTCCGTAATAAAAGCAGTCAACTTTTGAATtaggtaatattttcatggtatttaatttaaataaaataaaaagattgtGGTTTTGGGTGATCCTCCGTTCGTGGAGGA contains the following coding sequences:
- the LOC140986769 gene encoding uncharacterized protein isoform X2, which translates into the protein MGGMTSSMAAKFAFFPPNPPSYKVVNDEGTGLLLLSPFPHRENVEIMRLPTRRGTEIVAVYVRYPMASSTLLYSHGNAADLGQMYDYSGYGQSSGKPSEQNTYGDIDAVFKCLEESYGTKQEDVILYGQSVGSGPTLELAARLPRLRAVVLHSPILSGVRVMYPVKRTYWFDIYKNIDKIPLVNRPVLVIHGTADEVVDFSHGKQLWELCKEKYEPLWIKGGNHCDLELYPEYIRHLKKFVATVERSTSHRISARKSTDQFEPSRKSTDLFDVPRKSTDRREKPRHSTEKPERLKTHSNNGDKLDKFRAFEKLERSRRSVDCIEKGRKSLDHQVERARKSADTLDRIRAG
- the LOC140986769 gene encoding uncharacterized protein isoform X1; this translates as MGGMTSSMAAKFAFFPPNPPSYKVVNDEGTGLLLLSPFPHRENVEIMRLPTRRGTEIVAVYVRYPMASSTLLYSHGNAADLGQMYELFIELSIHLRVNLIGYDYSGYGQSSGKPSEQNTYGDIDAVFKCLEESYGTKQEDVILYGQSVGSGPTLELAARLPRLRAVVLHSPILSGVRVMYPVKRTYWFDIYKNIDKIPLVNRPVLVIHGTADEVVDFSHGKQLWELCKEKYEPLWIKGGNHCDLELYPEYIRHLKKFVATVERSTSHRISARKSTDQFEPSRKSTDLFDVPRKSTDRREKPRHSTEKPERLKTHSNNGDKLDKFRAFEKLERSRRSVDCIEKGRKSLDHQVERARKSADTLDRIRAG